The DNA sequence tatatatatatatatatattcaaaattaGCTGGAAAGGCAAGCCTCAATTTTCACTCACGACATTCAACAAACAAACATGTTGTGGGCACTCTTTTATCAAGCATGGTTTGAAGCTTTGAACAACTTCGACTAAATtactatttgtacccataaaagatacAGACGTTGACAAATGTACCAATATAAtaataaaacgacaattgtaaCCATGGAAAATGACCTCCGTGTGCCAAGATTACCCAAACGTTGGTTACGTAATTGGTCCGTCAGGGTACTCTTGGCACACGGAAACCATCTTCTGTGGttacaattgtcgttttatttttatatgagtACATTTGTCAGCACGTTgtatcttttatgggtacaaaggATAATTTATTCGAACAACAATAAAGAAGACAAACCTCTCTAGAATTCAATATGTAAGTCATAACTCAAAAAGTAAAAGGAAACAAAACAATAAGCCAATCATGTTTTATCATCAGGAAAATCAGCATCAGTTTGGGGAGGCAACGTATCCATTATCATTTGAGGGGGGATCATGATGTTCTTGTTGTTCGGCATTCATGAGCGCGTCCATATCCCTTATTGTTGTCCTCAACACATTGCCAACTAATACTGCCAAAGAAAAAATGGTCATAATGTATTAGATTCTTCGAAATTGAGGGCACCgaataaaataagaaagaaagagaggCGAATTACCAGCAGCAGTTCCAAAGGTCGAGAGCCATAAGATCTTCAAGCCAGGGCTCTTCTCTTTGGGCATGATGAACTCCAGCTACCAATTTAGTGTGGACAAGAACTGTCTACCATGGGAAGTGATCCGTTTGAATTATTTTACTTACACATCTTTTGGATTGTTTAAATTTGAGGAGACGGGGATAACGTAATCCGTTAATTAACCTTAAATCAGACAAAATCTCATCCTAGATTCCTAGTGAACCGCATGACTTGTCTTATTGTTTAGAtactaaatctttttttttttcagtcctGTGGAAACTCACATATTCGGACAACTGGATCAATtagcaacaaaataaatcaacattAATGAATCAAATTATGAAGGGTATTTACATCACGAAGACTATTTACCACTCATCTCATGATAGCCTCTATAAACCTAAAAATATCTGAGAAGTAAATGCTTCCCAAAGTAAAATCACTATATAGGTTATTTTCTCTGCCAGTAAAACGCTGGAAACATCTCCCGTTGCTACGAAGTGCAGATGATTACCTCAATAGTTCATCATATGATCCTAGTGCTTCAAGAATGCTTTCTACCCAGCTGCAGCAGGAGGAAGGTTCTCAGAAACGGATTGTATTAACAAGATTTTAAAGCAACAAAGAGAGCAACAGAATTCTGTTCGTACTAAAAAtcctgatataatgaattataataagAATGATTTATTGAAACTGGAGTCATTCCTATGTTACCAAAGCCTGATATATTCAAAAAAGAAATATAACGGGGAAATAGAAATCAGCTTTGTTAAAAAGAAAACTTCTACATGATGACAGGCAGGAAAATTGTACTCAGCACATAGAATAGGCACTGAATACTTAAGAGAAATGCACATAGAGGATTTGCGATTTACCCTTCCAGGCCTGGTTGTGTTGGGTAGTACACATTTCTGAATCCTAATCTTCTTGCCATTGCAGCAGTCGTCTCGCCAATGCATGCAACAGAATTGTTCCACTCTGAATCAGAAAGAAGATTCTTCCAAGCACTGTAGCAGCGGATGACAAAAACCAGTAAATTTCGTTtctcttttctatatatatataaaaggaagAATGAAAAATAACTGAGTGAAGTGCTAAATAAATAAGACTGAACTTGCTAAGAACAAAATTCTACTTATTTctatttagaaaattaaaagtaAGACGGCCAACTTGCCAAATACTCCAGGATTCTTGTAATATGATAGTATTAGGCTTAACTAGTAAGGGACAAAGACGGCACCCAGTTAGGAAGTTGAAATAGTTTATTGGATTCATTGTGTTCAATACATATATCTAACAAGCAAAGAACTGAAATACCAAATCCAAACATAATAATAAATCATTTCCTAGATTTGAAGTAAATatgaattattttaaaattcaagaatcaaaattcacaataaaaaagagaaagaagaaaccaaaggcTAACCGAATAGCAGATGGTGAAGCTACAGTGACAACAGGGGCAGCAAGTGCCTGCTTAAGAACCATTTGGTCTACATTTTGAACTGGCACCTGCCAAATAAGTGAGAATCAAACTGTCCTAAATTTCCAAGAAGACTGAAATAGATCACTTTGACATTAGTAAATATtacatttataataattaaatctaattaatgaCATAAAACACACATTCAACATGTGGTGCTTGCTAGGAAGTACTTAAGTATTGGACCgtatatatttttagaaaaaaggaAACCAGCACTAAAGCTAAAATCTTTTACCGTTGTGTATGTATTCATCCTAATAACCTCAAATCCACGCTTGGAAAGTCCTTCCTCTGGTTATATAAATATCACACAGATGATTAGCACATCAATTAGCTTGAAAATAGCAAATGTTATACAAAACCCAAGTTTGAAAGGTACAAAATAATAACTCTATTACCAATCTCATTGCTGGCCTTTTCAGAAGCAGGGTATAGAACAGTTGTTTTATTTCCAATCTTTGGAAGTTCTGTAGCCAAAACCTTTCCTGTTGCtgaaaatcatcaaatccatatTAAGTTTCACTTCCAAAAGACTCGGCTTAAAATTCCAGATTCACACTAAACAACATGTTAATCTACTGTGTGGTTAGACTCCCTATTCACTTTCACTAAGAACCACGGAAGCACAGAACCTAAGCAAAGCAATCTCCTGCCCTGCCCTATCAAGATGCATATCTTGGAACTACCCACATTTTCCTCTAATACCCCAAAATACTTGCGAGTTTTGAGATGTTACTTTATATTTCTTAAGTCAGTTATCCAGCTTGATAAAGAAGCAAAAATGGGGAGCATAATACAAATTCAGCATACATGAATACACACGGATACCTTTTGATGGTGCGAAGGCAACATCAAGCAATTGATTTGAAGACTGCATAGCTTCCTTGAAAATGCTTGCAGTGCCGGCGCCAACAACGCCTATTTTGACATGAGGCATCCCAGCAGCTCTAAGGACAACAAACAAGGCTAGGACAATCATTTGTTAAAAAACAAAGTATTTAAGAAACAAAGTACCAAAAGAAAATGATGTAAAATTgcaaataaaaagaataatactGTAAAGAATGACATAAAAGGAAACCTTTGTTTCTTGTGCTATTTTGTCTATAATAATTTATCTGTACAACTACGAAATGCATCAAACAGTTTTATATAAGAAAAAATCTTGCGGCAATTTCACATTTGCAAGTATGACAACTCAGGCACAAACTAGATTAGAGATCATATAGACATTTGGTTCACATGTAACATAACAAAATTGCATTTCAAGTATTCCGGCCATAGGACTATAAGTTACAACAGAAGGCAAGGGCTATAAAAATTTCGTTAGGGAAAACAAACGATACAAGTCTGAAAAGAGAATTGATGAAAAAATATTATCCTGATGTTTcagcaaatttttttcaaaatcatttaaaatattCCAGTAGTTCCACATAAAGTACTCAAACAAGATCTAAAATCTTACCTCCATGCCTCTAGAAAGACTGAACCAGCTTCTGGGGAAGTTATGACAATCCAATCAAACACATTATCTGCAAGTATCAAGCATCAATTGTTAAGCAATTAGGCGCTTATAAGCATGAGTCATGTGGATTAGAAGACATACACAAAATAAGGTAGTGACCTTTTTAACTTAAGAAATCAAAGATCTGTCAATTTGAAATTTCTCCACTCTACTTAGATGCAAGGGAAGACCTCCATGTACGCACTCCCCAACCAAGTTTCTTAAAAATTACAGTATGAGCACACATGCTGAATGTAAACCTAGAGGGAAAACAAAACCGCATCTCTATATTTGGTGAAAATCAAACCACTCTAGTCATACTAATTTCATACATTATCCAGGTCAGATGAAATACCAACAGTCTGAGACAGCATAGGAATCGTCTTACATGTCACCACGATCTATAAAACTTAATGAAAACAAAGTCTTCAGCATTTGAAGCACAAACTCTTTATTTTCGGAACCATGTGTAATGGGAAATAATCCATCAAGCACCAACCCAATAAGAATTTAACATCCAGAATATCATCACTGCATCTTTCTTCCCATTAAGTGCACATAAATATAGACATTCCTTTTAAAACTGgtttaataaaagataattagTTCACATACAATATCTGTACAAGATGAAAACAGCATGATTCGAACTTtacaaaatatttgcatataCACAAGGCAGGTTTTTCCTAATGCTTACCACTTAATACAGAAGGAAGCCTATCTAAGTCCACTCCCGGTGCGTGCTCAATGAGAGGAAGTTCCAAACACTTGATTTCATGTTTGGCCTGCAGCAAAAATTGGAATTACAGCAATAGTTTCCGGGAATGTGATCAGTTAAACAATATGAAAAACAGAAGCTATCAGTTGGATCTCCATTTACCCAACTGATCATCTTTGTGCTTGAATATTTTACAGACAAATTCCCAATGGAAGAAGATATGAAGGAAGATGAAATAGTAGTAGAAAATTAAATACAAGTTATGAGGATATGCAGCATCAAGATTTGATCAAAGCATTACCTAACCTAATGAAACCTCTATATAAaatggttggaatagaatcttATGATACAAGTAGGAGCAGATTGCCAATTTAGGTGAGTGGGaaaaatattaaactaaaaaGTGAAAGACTGACATgaaaacgcaaaaaaaaaaaaaaacaaaaaaaaaaacaaaaaacaaaatacaaaacaaaaaatgagCATGATGAACATGTTATACTTTATCAGTCAGGTTTAAAAGAAAAGCCAATGAAGTTCAACCAATTAGTGTTCATTAACTAATAATTCAAGATTATAGGGCACATGTTTCAAACAGGAGAGTCTAAAGTATATTCTCTTTAATCGATCCTTAAACTCGTCTACATTTGAAAAACCTGCGGTGATCTGCAATATGACATGAATGAATTTTGCTACGTAAACTATACTAGCACTATATTTGATTGATAGAACTCACGAAAAGCAGGACCTAATGCAAATTTaggaatccaaatccaacatCTGGACGTTTGTCTTTTCTTATATtcagcactttctttcttttaaattaacGTGGCTTAAAAtaatcatataataataataataatttaaaattcaaacacCTAAGAAAACaggaaacaaaagaaagagaaaaaaacagtACATACAATAAAGCATTTCATTTCAACCTTTAATCAAACACCTAAATGACATAACGGCTTagttgagaaggaaaagaaggaatgaaAGGTTAAGTCGGAAAGAGAAGAAAATCCAGCTAAGATAACTGAATGAGAATCGGAATAGAGATGAAAACAGAAGAGTTAAATTGAGTATGAGGCTGAGAAATAAAGCACATTGTTGTAGCTGAAGCAATGCAGAGGAAACAAACAAATCCAAGGATCATAAAAAGCGAAGGTAAGGTAAGCAACGAAAGGTGAAGAGAGAGAGTAGAAGAGTTACGCACCAGAGCAGTAATAAGCTTGGCGTTCTTGCCACGCTCTCTGGTGACGACAACTTTGGGGGAGTAATTGGAAGTGGAGGCGGAAGCGGAGGTGAAGAGGGAATCGGTGGCCGAGGCGGAGGCGGAGGAAGGAGATGAGCGTTGAGGAGGGAAGAAGATTCGTCGGTGGAGTTGACGACCGTAGGGGAGAACGGAGACACAAGCAGCATGTGCCATTGAAACGTGTTGGGCAATGGACCTTGTCCCCACTCCAGCTGTTACAGTTTTACAGATCAACCCCCTTCCTCCAttcttattttattcaatttccATAAATATCTTCCTTTCTTTTCATTTAAACCCAATTTTATAATCTCtctgattctattctaagatttACTAGGCCCTAGCGACTAGGGACTCGAGGCCTCGATGTAAAATAATTCAAGTTTAAAAATTACTAACTTTTTACTTTAGTTTTTACCTATACAAAATCTATTTGAGAGTAAGTAATAAAATGAGGGTTTTGACAACGGTAAAATTAGAGTAAATCACGTAAATAAATCAAATGagttttaattttatatgaatGTCCTAaatataaataggagttaataATCAAAATCGTCCTTAAAAGATACTTCGATTTTCATATTCGTCCCCAAAAAATAAAGTTAATCAAAATCGACTCCGAAAGATGACGGACATGACCACATTCGTCCTTCTGTCATCTTCTTCGATGAGGTGGCTAACGTTGGGTGACGTGTTTCCTTAACTGCCAGCGTGACAAATGCCTACGTGTACGTTGTTGTTGCTGACAAGGTAAGTATgttaaaataattcaaattaatcccTTGGATgatgaatcctaatcctaaattcaatgataaataaGTCGCAGTCAACAATCAGAGGGCCATATAGTTAGGTAAAACTTGAAATTGTTGGGTCGTCGGGAGGATGGAGACAGGAAATGGAGGTCGTAGTGGTGGTGTGTCGTTTCCGTTGCACGACAGTAACGGTTCCAGCACTTCAATGCGAATGAGGAGAAAGATTCATGAGGAATCATGTTTCTGCGGGTTGAAGGCTGTGATAAAAAAATCTGGGACAGCAGAGAACCCAGATAGATTATTTCATGCATATCCAAGGTACCGAGTGAGTAATGTTGAAAAAGTTGAAGGTTTTCCATCTTGTTCTGTGTTATTGGatatttttcattgttttcttttctaatttatcAATTTGCAAAAAAGCAATCACTATAATTACTTTAAGTAGGTTGATGAAGATGACTATTAAGCAGTGGTTGAAGGTGGTGCAAAAAAAGATTATAGAACTGATTTGTAGGTTGAAAGTGATTATGATGAATAAAGGGTGAAGGTGGAATTGAGATTGGGCAGCTTGAAAGTTGAAGTTAGATTTTTGAAACTGTTAATAATTTTCATGTTTGTGATAGTTGTAATTAATGTGATCCTTTGTTGTTTGATATGTACTTCCAAGTAAACACAATTCTATTGAATTGTAATGGTGTATTGAGTTGGATGGATTGAATGAGACTAGATGTTTGAGTAGTGTTGTTTAAGATTAAGTCCAAACTCTCCATTATTGACATTGTGAAATATTACAAATTAATCACTATCACTATTGCTATAAGATTAAGCCATAAATAGAGTAAGTAATCAAAGTAAGTAGTCATAACATTGTGGTGTTATTGAAGGATAATTGTCACATTATCTTAAAAATAAGTACCACAGCAAATCTATGAGGTATCCAATCCTAAAAAAAAGACTACACCAAAAGAAAAGGGCACATACAACTTTCAGATTACAGATAACCACAATATTTAATATAGTACTTTATTTTCCCTATATAAAAAAACCTAAAATAGCCCCATACAAAAAGTTAAGGCAAGTAGAACACATTGCTTTCTAATCAAAGTATTTTATCATTCTTCCTTGGATGCTTGAAGTATGGAGTAGGCACAAAAGTCATAAAATTAGCCAGCTTCTTAACAGTTGCAGAACTTGTCCCTTTGATAGTCTCAGTCGAGATAGCCACTGGTGCAGCTGCAGTAGGTTTAGGGGAGGATCTAGTTCTTGCTTTTGCTTTAATCACCTATAATTTAGGTGGCCTAGCTACAACTTGATCCTACATAAGCCAATACCAAATGCACTTGTTAGCTGATAAAATAAAGGTGATATTTTTTACAATTGAGTAGTGATTATACAACCTGTTGTGTATCTTGGGTTGGTGGAATGCTTTCAGATTGGCTGATGTCAATCTCTATAGAAAGCTGGATGGGTGATGGAAGTGAAGGCAATGGTGCTACTGCTTCTAGAGCATTATCATGTTCAATAGGGACAACATTGACTTCAGGGTCAGCACCATCTGCAACAGGAGCAACAACTGCTAGTTGCAGCTGCATCTGCCTGGCATATTCCTCAACATTCACAGCTTTCTTCTTTACACAGCCTCTTTTATTGTGGTCAATCTCACCACAATACATGCATCTGATTGGGTTGTACTTTTTCTTCATCTTTGTCTTTGACCCAGTTGGTTGTTCATCCTTCTCCCTTCTCCTTTTCTTTGTCGGTCTTCCAGGTTTGGGTTTAAATGGGGTGGGACTGGAGCAGAATGTGGTGTTTTTTTTCATAAATCCTGTCCTTTAATCGGATTGACATTGAAACAATAAGTCCTCCTATACGCTTCCATCTTCAACTAGTCATGACAGTACTCTTCAGCCCTTTCGTCATTCTTATCCTGTATTGCTTATATTGCATGCATACACAGCATACCTTTCCAAAcaaattaaatgattaattaaaaTGTGTAACACGAATAAAGATAACTTATCTAAGTGTTGAAGTTGTTCCCTGTGAGTTGCCAAAACCTACAAGTGCATATGTGCTTTTCCAAGTCAACAACCATATTGGTTGGCCAGCCATGCACTTCGTATAATTCTTCTTTTTCATTGCCAGACCACTGAGGAGCCTAATGGCTAGACAATATTGTCATTACTTCAAGTCTATTTTGCTGAACAGAGGGCAGAATTCTTTGATAGTTTTGTAACTTCTTCCTATTGCCAATCATACTCTTCATGATGGTCCTTCTAACTTCCTCAACTAAAGTCAGGATGCGCTTGCTCCTTTCTTTCTTGATTTTGGCATTGCACGACTCACATGCGTTGTTGCATATATTATCCACCTTTGGAACCTCACTGAAATGCGCCTTTGTCCATGCATCTTTCGGCCATTTGTCAAGATACTCCCAAGCTTTCTTATTTATCAACTTAACTCTGATCATGTTTCTATTAAACTCATTTGTTGTCCTCGACCAAGCACATTCCCACACCAAATCTTTTAACTCACAGCTTGACCACTGCTTTGAGAAATTGTGCCACAAATGCCACACACAGAATCGATGATGAACCCTTGAAAACACCTCCTGAACAGCAGGGATTAAACCCTGCAGAGAAGACAACCCACATAAAgatatttaatcaaattagtccatcAATAATTTTCATTAAATCAAAACGGTCCCTCAATTATTTTcattaaatcaaatcaatcctTAGAACATATTATCGTGTATTAATTTCATCCTTACCTTCTGCATGTCTAAGATGAAGCACCATTTGTTCTCTTTGTAGTCTCCTAGATCCTTGTGAAGTAGCTCTAGGAACCACTgccatttattcttatttttcacaCTGACAATAGTATAAGCAATCACAAAGATATGATTGTTAGCATCTTGTCCACACGCTTTCAGGATTTGACCCCATGCAATGTCTTCAGAAACGCTACATCCAGTCCTATCAAAGGTCTACAACCTGCCTTAAACCCCCTCTTACAGGCATCAAGACAGACATAGAATCGATCAAACAGGGGAGAACTCTCGGGCATGAGGATGACACCAACTTGTATTGTGGATCCGAGGTTGCTAGTCAGTAGCTCATTAGCATAGTCCTACACCAACCCATACTGTGCTATTTCATCACCCTCTACAACCTTTCTAGTAGCTTTCAAGGCTCTAGTAATACATGTGCTATTCAAATACACATTACACTTTCTTACAAACCATTTATAAACCTTTCGATGCTTCATAGTGGGATGTTTCCTAAGCTTAGGTACTAGTTTACTAAGTGACAAGTTTGGGTGGCAactctattcttcctccttcttgGACAGGTGTGACTATCAACTAGATTTTTAATTTGCTCAGACCCGTCTTGTTTGTTACATGCACAATAACAACCCATGGACAATCTTCAATCTTACAAACAGCTCTAACTCTAACCTTATCGTTCtttatgaataaaatatttcTACCCCACTGAATTGTGTAATCCTTAGTAGCTTGCATAAATTCAGCTTTTGACTTAAATATCATACTAACCTCAAATTTCAATAGTCTAAACTTGGTTTTCTCATTAAATTGAGGATATAGAGTTGATGATTCTTCATCGGAGTCCAACTATTTACCAAAATCTTTTGAATGCTATGAGTCAGCATCAGAGGTACTTTCAAggtcatcatcatcctcatctaAATCTGCCAAGAAAAAATTCAACACATAAACTATCCTAAATAGTTGCCAAATAAATCAATTAACCAACAACCATAAGGAAGTAAACATACTAGAGTCAGAGCTTTGTTCATCTTCAGAACCCTCATAGCTAGAGTCATCAGTTTCTATTTCTTTATCCCCTAATCTGGTCTTAGGAGGCCTATACTTCTCTCTGACCTCATATTTGATGTCCTTTCTTGTACCACTTTTTTTGTTGTCCGTGTCACTATCACTATCACTACTATACAGATTGTCTCCTAGAAATTTAGGAGGCCTATACAGTTCATCTTCAGCACTCTCATATGAGTCATGAGAGTCACTGTCTTCTTCCAGAATGGAAGGATCTTTCACATATTTTCCAGATCTGGTTAGTCTGCAACCACTACTACCATCTTTGTTCTTATTACTATTATCTTGTGAGTTATTGGCTGTTTGAGATGGTGTATTAGATTGAGGTGGAACTGCATTGCCCTGAGAGGTGGTCCTTTTCGGCTGAGGGTGGGGTTTGATGGGCTGCAAAGGAGTCTTCATGGGTTGAGTTGTAGTCTGGATAGGCTTATGGGCTGGTTTAGTGAGCTGAGAATTGGGCTTCATAGTTGGTttcttgggctgagaattgggcTTCATAGTTGGTTTGTTGGGCTGAGAACTGGGCTGTGAGGTTGGTTTAGTGGGCTGAGGGGTTTGTTTGTTGGACTGAGGGTGACTTATAGTGGGCATCTTGGCAGGTTCAGAATTGTGCTTCTTAACTTGGGAAGAGTTCTTCTGCTTGCTACTTTCTACTTCCACATTGACTACATCCTCATCCATGTTGTCTACTATACATGGCTGTGAAATATAGTTCTCAAGATAAACATTGATCACATGTTGGTTTCTCCTACAATCCTTACACATTCAAGCAAATCTGCATCTGTGACTAAGCTTCTCAACTTGGATGAGAGGAAAACTCTAGGAGCTTTCCACCAACAGTTTCCAGCTTCAATGTATCACAACTCCTTATAGTAGCCCCTTACAAAGAACACATCAAGTGTGTTTCCATCAACACCCATCAAGACTTTTGTATTGTCAGGTTCATATATCATGTCTCTATCAACAGACTTTTTAAACAATCCACTATGGTGAAACACAAATGTCATGGGAGGACCCTCCATCTACAATAACAGAGACGAAAATTCCATTAACAAACATAGAAAAACATCGCAAAAcataccctaaacccaaaacaaaCATGCAACAAACGAATAGAACCATCACTAAAATGAAATACCCATAACTAAAAAATCATCACAAATCCAGTAAAAGCAAAGCATTCTGACCCACTCATATCATATAAGAACAGTCATATAAACCCTTAGTAACCCCAAACCCTACCCTGACTTAGAGGAACACATGAGTTCACGTCACTAGGAAGAGATCACGCCACAGAATAActcaaaaaacatgaaaaaagGTTTCATCCTTATCTCTAACTGTTGCGAGAGCTTCCTCCACTATCCATGTTGCTCCAGGAGACGATCAACTTTGTATTCAGTACCAATTTCTCTTCTGTTTTAATCGTCTTCCAACATTAACGAAGGTTGATGGCGTGGTTCAAATGTTGTGTCAAAGACTTAGGGCATAGATTGAGGGAGACGATATGTTTTGAAGCGAA is a window from the Arachis hypogaea cultivar Tifrunner chromosome 17, arahy.Tifrunner.gnm2.J5K5, whole genome shotgun sequence genome containing:
- the LOC112765328 gene encoding uroporphyrinogen-III synthase, chloroplastic — its product is MAHAACVSVLPYGRQLHRRIFFPPQRSSPSSASASATDSLFTSASASTSNYSPKVVVTRERGKNAKLITALAKHEIKCLELPLIEHAPGVDLDRLPSVLSDNVFDWIVITSPEAGSVFLEAWRAAGMPHVKIGVVGAGTASIFKEAMQSSNQLLDVAFAPSKATGKVLATELPKIGNKTTVLYPASEKASNEIEEGLSKRGFEVIRMNTYTTVPVQNVDQMVLKQALAAPVVTVASPSAIRAWKNLLSDSEWNNSVACIGETTAAMARRLGFRNVYYPTQPGLEGWVESILEALGSYDELLR
- the LOC140180702 gene encoding uncharacterized protein, producing MIFKSKAEFMQATKDYTIQWGRNILFIKNDKVRVRAVCKIEDCPWVVIVHDYANELLTSNLGSTIQVGVILMPESSPLFDRFYVCLDACKRGFKAGCRPLIGLDVAFLKTLHGWFLELLHKDLGDYKENKWCFILDMQKGLIPAVQEVFSRVHHRFCVWHLWHNFSKQWSSCELKDLVWECAWSRTTNEFNRNMIRVKLINKKAWEYLDKWPKDAWTKAHFSEVPKVDNICNNACESCNAKIKKERSKRILTLVEEVRRTIMKSMIGNRKKLQNYQRILPSVQQNRLEVMTILSSH